In one Burkholderiales bacterium GJ-E10 genomic region, the following are encoded:
- a CDS encoding cyclopropane-fatty-acyl-phospholipid synthase has protein sequence MMNTTTWSAADGPRPDAEPALRILHRLFAGMERPPALRLWDGRTLALSQHPECTLVLRDPGILRSLAAARDALPLADAYFRGVLDVEGDLYDALRLKRHLESVSLTARERLSLLRDVLLLFRSKNRIPARGAPLPGFGSPVASGFSHRHSRDTDHAAIRFHYDLSNDFYGLWLDDERVYSCAYFERPDDSLEAAQRQKLDHICRKLRLKSGERFLDIGCGWGALVRWAAREYGVQAHGITLSRRQCDYAVSRIRAEGLQDRAAISLCDYRDLPERPAYDKVASIGMFEHVGLANLPGYYAAVRRVLHPRGLFLNHGITHDTEGWQPEASARFVNRYVFPDGELDLLSNIQRGMERAGFEIHDVEGLRPHYAHTLRHWVRRLEAHRNEATELVGETAFRVWRLYMAACAMLFDVGEIGVYQILASTRGSGDDEGRWPVPWTRSDLYREEERTVVAPGT, from the coding sequence ATGATGAACACCACGACGTGGAGTGCCGCGGATGGCCCGAGGCCGGATGCGGAGCCGGCGCTGCGCATTCTCCACCGCCTGTTTGCGGGCATGGAGAGGCCGCCGGCCCTGCGTCTTTGGGACGGCAGGACGCTCGCGTTGTCGCAGCATCCCGAATGCACCCTGGTTCTGCGCGACCCCGGGATTCTGCGCAGCCTGGCCGCCGCGCGCGACGCGCTGCCGCTCGCCGACGCGTATTTTCGCGGCGTCCTCGACGTCGAGGGCGATCTGTATGACGCGCTGCGCCTCAAGCGCCACCTCGAATCGGTTTCACTGACGGCACGGGAGAGACTGTCCCTGTTGCGCGACGTATTACTCTTGTTCCGCTCGAAGAACCGAATCCCGGCACGAGGAGCGCCCTTGCCGGGATTCGGTTCCCCCGTCGCGAGCGGGTTCTCCCATCGCCATTCGCGCGACACCGACCACGCGGCCATCCGTTTCCACTATGACCTGTCGAACGACTTCTACGGCCTGTGGCTCGATGACGAACGCGTATATTCCTGCGCCTACTTCGAGCGTCCGGACGATTCCCTGGAAGCCGCGCAGCGGCAGAAGCTCGATCACATCTGCCGCAAGCTGCGACTCAAGTCCGGCGAGCGATTCCTCGACATCGGTTGCGGTTGGGGCGCGCTGGTGCGATGGGCGGCCCGGGAGTATGGCGTGCAGGCGCATGGAATCACGTTGAGCAGACGGCAGTGCGACTACGCCGTTTCCCGGATCCGTGCCGAGGGACTGCAAGACCGCGCGGCCATATCTCTTTGCGACTATCGCGATCTGCCGGAGCGCCCGGCATACGACAAGGTGGCGAGCATCGGCATGTTCGAGCATGTCGGGCTGGCGAACTTGCCCGGCTACTACGCCGCCGTGCGCCGCGTCCTGCATCCCCGCGGGCTGTTCCTAAACCACGGAATCACCCACGACACGGAGGGATGGCAACCCGAAGCCAGCGCGCGGTTCGTCAATCGCTACGTGTTTCCCGACGGCGAACTGGACCTCCTCAGCAACATCCAGCGAGGCATGGAGCGTGCCGGTTTCGAAATCCACGATGTCGAAGGGTTGCGCCCCCACTACGCCCATACGCTGCGGCATTGGGTGCGGCGCCTGGAGGCCCATCGGAACGAGGCAACCGAACTCGTCGGCGAGACGGCGTTCCGGGTCTGGCGGCTCTACATGGCGGCGTGCGCCATGCTGTTCGACGTCGGCGAGATCGGCGTCTACCAGATCCTCGCATCCACCCGGGGAAGCGGCGACGACGAGGGTCGATGGCCGGTGCCGTGGACCCGGTCCGATCTGTACCGCGAGGAGGAGCGCACGGTCGTGGCTCCGGGTACTTGA
- a CDS encoding metal dependent phosphohydrolase, with the protein MRKRVPVAELKVGMFIDELCASWMEHPFWRSRFPIKNDDVLRRIIDSGIGEAWIDTDLGADIDAPTPAASVEEAEAEVDQQLGRASREPLARRKARTSLTEELSEARAILHRAKPALVSMFTEARMGRAIDTGAVETLVDEISASVSRNASALISLSRLRHADDYTYMHSAAVCAMMIALARQTGADERAVREAGLAGMMHDLGKARVPLEILNKPGALTDAEFAQMKAHPRFGHDMLVALGGIEPPVLDACLHHHEKIDGTGYPDGLAGDDISPIARMAAVCDVYDAITSNRPYKAGWSPAESIRRMAEWQKGHFDPNVFRAFVKTVGIYPIGSIVRLACTRLAVVVDIGARPLLRPLVKAFYSTHHKTQIEPEAIDLAAPGCTNKIVGIEDGKDWGLAHTDDLWAGLER; encoded by the coding sequence ATGCGAAAGCGTGTGCCGGTTGCCGAATTGAAGGTCGGCATGTTCATCGACGAGTTGTGCGCCTCCTGGATGGAACATCCGTTCTGGCGTTCGCGATTCCCGATCAAGAACGACGATGTCCTTCGCCGCATCATCGACAGCGGAATCGGGGAGGCGTGGATCGACACCGACCTGGGTGCCGACATCGATGCGCCCACTCCTGCGGCGAGCGTGGAAGAGGCGGAAGCCGAGGTGGATCAGCAGCTCGGACGCGCATCCCGTGAACCGCTCGCACGGCGGAAGGCCCGTACGTCCCTGACCGAGGAACTGTCCGAGGCGCGAGCGATCCTGCATCGCGCCAAGCCGGCGCTGGTTTCGATGTTCACCGAGGCCCGGATGGGTCGCGCGATCGACACCGGGGCCGTCGAAACCCTGGTCGACGAGATCTCCGCGTCGGTATCGCGGAACGCAAGTGCGCTGATCAGCCTGTCCCGCCTCCGCCACGCCGACGACTACACCTACATGCATTCGGCGGCCGTGTGCGCAATGATGATCGCGCTGGCCCGCCAGACCGGAGCCGACGAGCGTGCGGTGCGGGAGGCGGGGCTCGCCGGCATGATGCATGACCTGGGCAAGGCCCGGGTTCCGCTGGAAATCCTCAACAAGCCGGGTGCGCTGACCGATGCGGAATTTGCGCAGATGAAGGCGCATCCGCGGTTCGGCCACGACATGTTGGTTGCGCTGGGCGGCATCGAACCGCCGGTGCTCGACGCCTGCCTGCATCACCATGAGAAGATCGACGGCACCGGCTACCCGGATGGGCTCGCCGGTGATGACATCAGCCCCATCGCCCGCATGGCGGCGGTATGCGACGTCTACGACGCGATCACCTCCAATCGCCCCTACAAGGCCGGCTGGTCGCCCGCCGAGTCGATCCGCAGGATGGCCGAATGGCAGAAGGGTCACTTTGACCCCAACGTGTTCCGCGCATTCGTCAAGACGGTCGGCATCTATCCGATCGGATCGATCGTCCGCCTTGCCTGCACCCGGCTCGCGGTCGTCGTCGACATCGGCGCGCGGCCTCTGTTGCGCCCGTTGGTCAAGGCTTTCTATTCCACGCACCACAAGACCCAGATCGAACCCGAAGCGATCGATCTCGCCGCGCCGGGTTGCACGAACAAGATCGTCGGCATCGAGGACGGCAAGGACTGGGGGCTTGCCCATACCGACGACCTCTGGGCCGGCCTCGAACGGTAA
- a CDS encoding diguanylate cyclase: MFTDVRLIADAPPDAERLSARALALLKDLQTGPVPVSYAIAYVHLAGLNGEVSGALQPFVEQGTAVPEKIWRDLYDHHILGSGGAMSDSMSDTLQRILTSVSANISEARRSTDDFSAEVRRAVAEIDATPGGPPDVLLAAAKRLLTAAESTCARAGALQARLEAAMADAEQLRAELEEQRRAAMVDPLTGLLNRRGMDAEFEALLQVGATKGFSVLMVDIDRFKAINDSFGHSVGDALIRNVAQAIRGCIRKTDHAVRYGGEEFLVILPETTGKRAMIVAEAIRTKVASLRLVRRTDNLQLPAITVSIGVASSYAGDDADAIVNRADRAMYQSKQEGRNQVTCA; the protein is encoded by the coding sequence ATGTTCACCGACGTCCGTTTGATCGCGGATGCGCCACCCGACGCGGAACGCCTTTCCGCCCGCGCCCTTGCTCTGCTCAAAGACCTGCAGACGGGTCCGGTCCCGGTTTCCTACGCCATCGCGTACGTCCATCTGGCCGGCCTCAATGGCGAGGTCAGCGGCGCGCTGCAGCCGTTCGTCGAGCAGGGGACGGCGGTTCCGGAAAAGATCTGGCGGGATCTGTACGACCACCACATCCTGGGCAGCGGCGGGGCGATGTCCGACAGCATGTCGGATACGCTGCAAAGGATCCTGACCTCGGTGTCCGCCAACATTTCCGAAGCTCGCCGGTCGACGGACGATTTCAGCGCCGAGGTACGGCGGGCTGTGGCGGAAATCGATGCCACGCCCGGCGGCCCCCCCGACGTGCTGCTCGCCGCGGCAAAGCGGCTGCTGACCGCGGCCGAATCGACCTGTGCGCGGGCGGGCGCGCTCCAGGCCCGGCTCGAGGCGGCGATGGCCGATGCCGAGCAGTTGCGGGCCGAACTGGAAGAGCAGCGTCGTGCCGCGATGGTCGATCCGCTGACCGGATTGCTCAACCGGCGCGGCATGGACGCCGAGTTCGAGGCGCTGCTGCAGGTTGGTGCCACCAAGGGGTTTTCGGTGTTGATGGTCGACATCGATCGTTTCAAGGCGATCAACGACAGCTTCGGTCATTCCGTCGGAGATGCGCTGATCCGCAACGTTGCGCAAGCCATCCGCGGCTGCATCCGCAAGACCGATCACGCAGTGCGTTATGGCGGCGAAGAGTTCCTGGTGATCCTGCCGGAGACGACGGGAAAGCGGGCCATGATCGTGGCCGAGGCGATCCGGACGAAGGTTGCCTCGCTGCGCCTGGTGCGTCGCACCGACAACCTGCAGCTTCCCGCGATCACGGTGTCGATCGGCGTCGCCAGTTCGTATGCCGGCGATGATGCGGATGCGATCGTCAATCGCGCCGACCGCGCCATGTATCAATCGAAACAGGAAGGACGCAATCAGGTGACCTGCGCATAG
- a CDS encoding YVTN beta-propeller repeat-containing protein — protein MRASSRFLPRFRFGAALLALTALVPGAFAATSVSGASAPANPDAVKTVPGMPPVVNPKNLYSEIAAGNLSPAVRKDLSRVYVPNIRSDDVYVIDPATMKVVDRFKVGLSPQHIVPSYDLRTLWVANNAEGTNDGSLTPIDPRTGKPGKAVAVDDPYNIYFTPDGASAIIVAEAHRRLDFRDPRTLALQYSIAAPKCDGINHADFSIDGRYAIFTCEFNGSVVKIDLVHKKVAGYLVLTMPRTRFREIPGAHTLDRSAMEPFTGRHGMPQDIRIAPDGKRFYVADMDADGVHVLDGDAFREIGFIRTGLGTHGLYPSRNGRFLYVTNRGSHRIHGPRHGAGGVTVIDFASGKIVAQWPIPGGGSPDMGNVSADGSALWLSGRFDDVVYRFDTATGAVRQIRVGMEPHGLTVWPQPGRYCLGHTGNLR, from the coding sequence ATGCGCGCTTCTTCCCGATTTCTTCCCCGGTTCCGGTTCGGCGCGGCCCTGCTGGCGCTGACTGCGCTGGTTCCGGGTGCTTTTGCGGCAACCAGCGTCTCCGGTGCATCGGCGCCTGCGAATCCGGATGCGGTGAAGACGGTCCCCGGGATGCCGCCGGTCGTGAACCCGAAAAATCTCTACAGCGAGATCGCCGCGGGGAATTTGAGTCCCGCGGTGCGCAAGGATCTTTCCCGGGTGTACGTTCCCAACATCCGGTCCGACGACGTATACGTGATCGATCCGGCCACGATGAAGGTGGTCGACCGGTTCAAGGTCGGCTTGTCGCCGCAGCATATCGTGCCGTCCTATGACTTGCGCACGCTGTGGGTCGCCAACAACGCGGAAGGTACCAACGACGGCAGCCTGACGCCGATCGATCCGCGCACGGGCAAGCCCGGCAAGGCCGTCGCGGTCGACGACCCCTACAACATCTATTTCACCCCCGACGGTGCATCGGCCATCATCGTCGCCGAGGCGCACCGTCGCCTCGATTTTCGTGACCCGAGGACGCTGGCTCTGCAATATTCCATCGCGGCGCCGAAGTGCGACGGAATCAACCACGCCGATTTCTCCATCGACGGCCGCTATGCGATCTTCACCTGCGAATTCAACGGCAGCGTCGTCAAGATCGACCTGGTGCACAAAAAGGTGGCAGGCTATCTGGTCCTGACGATGCCGCGGACCCGGTTCCGGGAAATCCCCGGTGCCCATACCCTCGACCGTAGCGCGATGGAGCCGTTCACGGGACGGCATGGCATGCCGCAGGACATCCGGATCGCGCCCGACGGCAAGCGGTTCTACGTTGCCGACATGGATGCCGACGGGGTGCACGTTCTCGACGGCGACGCATTCCGCGAAATCGGCTTCATCCGGACGGGGCTCGGGACCCATGGTCTCTATCCGAGCCGGAACGGTCGGTTCCTGTATGTGACCAATCGCGGATCCCATCGCATCCACGGCCCCCGCCATGGGGCGGGCGGCGTGACGGTGATCGACTTCGCTTCGGGGAAGATCGTGGCGCAGTGGCCGATTCCCGGCGGCGGCAGCCCCGACATGGGCAACGTCAGTGCCGACGGAAGCGCTCTGTGGCTGTCCGGCCGCTTCGATGACGTCGTCTACCGTTTCGACACCGCGACCGGCGCCGTGCGACAGATCCGCGTCGGGATGGAGCCGCACGGCCTGACGGTCTGGCCCCAGCCCGGACGGTATTGCCTGGGTCACACCGGCAATCTGCGTTAG
- a CDS encoding UDP-N-acetylglucosamine 2-epimerase, whose protein sequence is MSDPRKKILVAITARPSYSRIRTALRALRDQGKVDIACLCSGAALSSPHGRVVEHIRADGFSVVAEGETLVPGNEPIRMAETTAHTILFTARHLAENAPDWVVTIADRYETLGTAVAASYLGIPLIHVQGGEITGNIDERVRHAVTKLSDVHLVANFHAAQRLIDMGEHPETIYVTGCPSIDLARASTGIPLADLQQELAAQGVEDFPLDGDFVVVLQHADTTEHAAAYRHMRTTIEAVAAVGLPVLAFDPNSDAGSVAAGRAVADFAGEFPTVPLWRINNLEGRLFLRLLQQSRCLVGNSSVGIRECAYLGTPVVNLGDRQHGRERARNVLDCGWEREAITQAVRRQIRQTYGSSDLYGAGFSGERIAEVIARLPPPRTKRYYRDPRGNRDRRSIGPWDGSAISPLAPGISSCSAPLPPIAGELVHFF, encoded by the coding sequence ATGTCCGATCCGCGTAAGAAGATTCTCGTGGCCATCACGGCCCGCCCGAGTTACTCCCGCATCCGGACCGCGCTCCGGGCCTTGCGCGACCAGGGCAAGGTCGACATCGCCTGTCTGTGCTCCGGTGCCGCCTTGTCGTCGCCCCATGGGCGGGTGGTCGAACACATCCGCGCCGACGGCTTTTCCGTCGTGGCCGAGGGGGAGACCCTGGTGCCGGGAAATGAGCCGATCCGCATGGCCGAAACGACGGCGCACACCATCCTGTTCACCGCGCGTCACCTGGCCGAAAACGCCCCGGACTGGGTCGTCACGATCGCCGACCGCTATGAAACCCTGGGGACTGCGGTGGCGGCCTCCTATCTCGGCATTCCGCTGATCCACGTGCAGGGCGGCGAAATCACCGGCAACATCGATGAGCGCGTACGCCACGCGGTCACGAAGCTGTCGGACGTCCATCTGGTGGCCAATTTCCATGCTGCACAGCGCCTGATCGACATGGGGGAACATCCGGAGACCATCTACGTCACGGGGTGCCCGTCGATCGATCTGGCCCGCGCGTCGACCGGGATCCCGTTGGCGGATCTGCAGCAGGAGCTGGCCGCGCAGGGGGTGGAGGATTTCCCCCTGGATGGCGATTTCGTGGTGGTGCTGCAGCACGCCGACACCACCGAGCATGCCGCCGCCTACCGGCACATGCGCACGACCATCGAGGCGGTGGCGGCGGTCGGTCTTCCCGTCCTGGCATTCGATCCGAACAGCGATGCCGGTTCCGTCGCAGCGGGTCGGGCGGTGGCGGACTTTGCAGGAGAATTCCCGACGGTGCCGCTATGGCGGATCAACAACCTGGAAGGCCGGTTGTTCCTGCGTCTGCTGCAGCAGAGCCGCTGCCTGGTCGGCAATTCCAGTGTCGGCATTCGCGAATGCGCCTATCTCGGCACTCCGGTCGTCAACCTCGGCGACCGGCAGCATGGCCGCGAGCGCGCCCGCAACGTCCTGGATTGCGGCTGGGAACGCGAGGCCATCACCCAGGCGGTGCGCCGGCAGATCCGCCAGACCTACGGCAGCAGCGATCTGTACGGCGCCGGGTTTTCCGGGGAACGGATTGCCGAGGTCATCGCTCGTCTTCCGCCTCCCCGCACCAAACGCTACTATCGCGATCCCCGCGGCAACCGCGATCGCCGATCGATCGGGCCGTGGGACGGCAGCGCGATTTCGCCGCTCGCCCCGGGCATTTCTTCCTGTTCCGCCCCCCTGCCACCGATTGCCGGGGAACTGGTCCATTTCTTTTGA
- a CDS encoding hopene-associated glycosyltransferase HpnB, whose protein sequence is MIAALGIVTAGISSAIWIYLLALRGGFWRCREREDRQLPHPDPARWPSVVAVIPARNEADMLPGSLGSLLRQDYPGSFSVILVDDNSEDGTRAVAGTVAAVAPDRVAVVAGAPLPDGWTGKLWAMHQGIEAARSKAPEYLLLTDADIAYEPLALRGLVRRAEAEGRVLVSLMAKLRCASRAEQLLIPAFIFFFQKLYPFAWVNRPRKRTAAAAGGCMLVRRSALEAAGGIASIRGALIDDCTLGAAMKRAGPIWLGLANGVHSLRPYPAFADIRTMVTRSAYAQLHYSPWLLAGTVVAMILTYLAAPMLAAFGGGPARVLALATWALMSTAFLPTLRYYGVSSLWSPALPAIAAIYLGFTVESAWQHARGRGGMWKGRAQARPAGLAPTMHSEDGGGRADQ, encoded by the coding sequence ATGATCGCCGCGCTCGGCATCGTCACCGCCGGCATTTCGTCGGCGATCTGGATCTACCTGCTCGCACTGCGCGGCGGCTTCTGGCGCTGTCGCGAGCGGGAGGATCGCCAATTGCCCCATCCCGATCCCGCCCGTTGGCCATCGGTGGTGGCGGTGATTCCCGCGCGCAACGAAGCCGACATGCTTCCCGGCTCCCTCGGTTCCCTATTGCGGCAGGACTACCCCGGATCGTTTTCGGTCATTCTCGTCGACGACAACAGCGAAGACGGCACGCGCGCGGTGGCCGGCACGGTCGCAGCGGTTGCGCCGGATCGCGTTGCCGTCGTCGCCGGGGCGCCGCTGCCGGACGGATGGACCGGGAAGTTGTGGGCCATGCATCAGGGCATCGAGGCTGCGCGGAGCAAGGCGCCCGAGTACCTGCTGCTCACCGACGCGGACATTGCGTACGAACCGCTCGCCCTGCGGGGCCTGGTGCGCCGCGCCGAAGCGGAGGGGCGCGTGCTGGTGTCGCTGATGGCCAAGCTGCGGTGCGCGAGCCGCGCGGAGCAGTTGCTGATTCCCGCCTTCATCTTCTTCTTCCAGAAGCTGTATCCCTTCGCCTGGGTCAACCGACCGCGCAAGCGGACTGCCGCCGCCGCGGGCGGGTGCATGCTCGTACGCCGTAGCGCTCTGGAAGCCGCCGGCGGAATCGCGTCGATCCGGGGCGCCCTCATCGACGACTGCACGCTCGGGGCGGCGATGAAGCGGGCCGGGCCGATCTGGCTCGGGCTGGCGAACGGCGTGCATAGCCTGCGCCCCTATCCGGCATTTGCCGACATCCGCACCATGGTGACCCGAAGCGCATACGCGCAACTGCATTATTCGCCGTGGCTCCTCGCTGGAACCGTCGTCGCGATGATCCTCACCTACCTTGCGGCCCCGATGCTTGCCGCATTCGGTGGGGGACCGGCGCGCGTCCTCGCGTTGGCAACCTGGGCCCTGATGAGCACCGCGTTCCTGCCGACGCTGCGCTATTACGGCGTCTCGTCCCTGTGGTCGCCGGCGCTGCCGGCGATTGCCGCGATCTATCTCGGATTCACCGTCGAGAGTGCATGGCAGCACGCGCGCGGCCGCGGCGGCATGTGGAAGGGCCGTGCCCAGGCCCGACCAGCCGGACTAGCGCCGACCATGCACTCGGAGGATGGCGGGGGCCGCGCGGATCAGTAA
- a CDS encoding 30S ribosomal protein S17, which translates to MTAAAETAASAETKPQRTLTGRVVSNKMDKTVTVLIERKVKHPVYGKYVVQSTKLHAHDETNQVNEGDVVEIAETRPLSRTKFWKVTRVVTAATRI; encoded by the coding sequence ATGACCGCCGCCGCAGAAACCGCCGCAAGCGCGGAAACGAAGCCCCAGCGCACCCTGACCGGCCGCGTGGTGAGCAACAAGATGGACAAGACCGTGACCGTGCTCATCGAGCGCAAGGTCAAGCATCCGGTGTACGGCAAATACGTCGTCCAGTCGACCAAGCTGCACGCCCACGACGAAACCAATCAGGTCAACGAGGGCGATGTGGTCGAAATCGCCGAGACCCGCCCGCTTTCCCGGACCAAGTTCTGGAAGGTCACCCGGGTGGTCACTGCGGCAACCCGCATCTGA
- a CDS encoding 50S ribosomal protein L29, translating into MEANELRAKDEAALQTELRDLLKAQFSARMQRATQQLQNHTQLRKLRRDIARVRTVMTERANAK; encoded by the coding sequence ATGGAAGCCAACGAACTGCGCGCCAAGGACGAAGCGGCCTTGCAGACGGAACTGCGAGACCTGCTCAAGGCGCAATTTTCGGCACGCATGCAGCGCGCCACCCAACAATTGCAAAACCATACCCAGTTGCGCAAGCTACGTCGCGATATCGCGCGCGTGCGCACGGTGATGACCGAGAGGGCCAACGCGAAATGA
- a CDS encoding 50S ribosomal protein L16 yields MLQPARRKYRKDHKGRNRGLATRGVNVSFGEFGLKATERGRLTARQIEAARRAITRHIKRGGRVWIRIFPDKPISQKPAEVRMGNGKGNPEYWVAQIQPGKVLYEMDGVDEAIAREAFTLAAAKLPIKTVFVNRQIGR; encoded by the coding sequence ATGTTGCAGCCGGCACGGCGCAAATACCGCAAGGATCACAAGGGTCGCAACCGCGGCCTGGCTACCCGCGGCGTCAACGTTTCGTTCGGCGAATTCGGCCTCAAGGCGACGGAGCGTGGTCGCCTGACGGCGCGGCAGATCGAAGCGGCGCGACGCGCGATCACCCGTCACATCAAGCGCGGCGGGCGCGTCTGGATCCGGATTTTCCCGGACAAGCCCATTTCGCAGAAACCTGCCGAGGTCCGGATGGGCAACGGCAAGGGCAACCCCGAGTACTGGGTCGCCCAGATCCAGCCGGGCAAGGTGCTGTATGAGATGGACGGCGTCGACGAGGCGATCGCCCGCGAGGCGTTCACCCTGGCCGCGGCCAAGCTGCCGATCAAGACGGTCTTCGTGAACCGGCAGATCGGGCGCTGA
- a CDS encoding 30S ribosomal protein S3, giving the protein MGQKINPTGFRLPVTRNWNSRWFASGREFGRMLGEDLKVREYLRRKLRSASVGRILIERPAKNARITIFSARPGVVIGKKGEDIETLKTDLQRMMGVPVHVNIDEIRKPELDAQLIADSITQQLEKRIMFRRAMKRAMQNAMRLGAQGIKIMSAGRLNGIEIARTEWYREGRVPLHTLRADIDYGFSEAKTTYGVIGVKVWVYKGDTLGQPQAAGTEAAPAPSDREDRRPRRPAGDRPGPRPGAPRRGARKPEGGEGAPAGGEQKEGASVVKRVRKTAAGPAATPESGETK; this is encoded by the coding sequence ATGGGTCAAAAGATCAACCCGACGGGCTTCCGCCTTCCCGTAACGCGCAACTGGAATTCGCGCTGGTTCGCGAGCGGCCGTGAGTTCGGTCGCATGCTCGGCGAAGACCTCAAGGTTCGCGAATACCTGCGTCGCAAGCTTCGCAGCGCCTCGGTCGGACGCATCCTGATCGAGCGTCCGGCGAAGAACGCGCGCATCACGATTTTTTCCGCGCGTCCCGGCGTCGTGATCGGCAAGAAGGGCGAGGACATCGAAACCCTCAAGACCGATCTTCAGCGCATGATGGGCGTGCCGGTGCACGTCAACATCGATGAAATCCGCAAGCCCGAGCTCGACGCGCAGCTGATCGCCGATTCGATCACGCAGCAGCTCGAGAAGCGCATCATGTTCCGCCGTGCGATGAAGCGCGCGATGCAGAACGCCATGCGGCTGGGCGCGCAGGGGATCAAGATCATGAGCGCCGGGCGCCTCAACGGCATCGAGATCGCGCGGACGGAGTGGTATCGCGAGGGTCGGGTGCCGCTGCACACGCTGCGCGCCGACATCGATTACGGCTTTTCGGAGGCCAAGACGACCTACGGCGTGATTGGCGTCAAGGTCTGGGTCTACAAGGGCGACACCCTCGGGCAGCCGCAGGCTGCGGGCACGGAAGCCGCGCCCGCACCGTCGGACCGGGAGGATCGGCGTCCGCGTCGTCCGGCGGGCGACCGCCCCGGCCCGCGGCCCGGCGCGCCGCGGCGCGGCGCGCGCAAGCCGGAGGGTGGCGAAGGCGCCCCCGCGGGTGGCGAGCAGAAGGAAGGGGCTTCGGTCGTCAAGCGCGTGCGCAAGACTGCCGCAGGCCCGGCGGCGACGCCGGAATCCGGCGAAACGAAGTAA
- a CDS encoding 50S ribosomal protein L22 — protein sequence METTASYRGARLSAQKGRLVADLVRGKPVDKALNILSFTPKKAAGIIRKLLESAIANAEHNDGADIDELKVTKIHVEQGPTLRRFMARAKGRGARISKKTCHIYIAVGDGKKE from the coding sequence ATGGAAACCACGGCGAGCTATCGCGGCGCACGGCTCTCGGCCCAAAAGGGTCGTTTGGTAGCCGACCTCGTGCGCGGCAAACCGGTCGACAAGGCGCTCAACATCCTGAGCTTCACGCCCAAGAAGGCCGCAGGGATCATCCGCAAGCTGCTCGAATCGGCGATTGCCAATGCCGAGCATAACGACGGCGCGGATATCGACGAACTGAAGGTGACGAAGATCCACGTCGAGCAGGGACCCACGTTGCGCCGCTTCATGGCGCGGGCCAAGGGCCGCGGCGCGCGGATCAGCAAGAAGACTTGCCATATCTATATCGCCGTCGGCGACGGAAAGAAAGAGTAG
- a CDS encoding 30S ribosomal protein S19, with the protein MSRSLKKGPFVDGHLVKKVETAHATKDKRPIKTWSRRSTILPDFVGFTIAVHNGKQHVPVYINEQMVGHKLGEFALTRTFKGHAADKKAQGKK; encoded by the coding sequence ATGTCACGCTCACTGAAAAAAGGCCCGTTCGTCGACGGGCACCTGGTCAAGAAGGTCGAGACGGCGCATGCGACGAAGGACAAGCGTCCGATCAAGACCTGGTCGCGCCGGTCCACGATCCTGCCGGACTTCGTCGGCTTCACGATCGCGGTTCACAACGGCAAGCAGCATGTGCCGGTCTACATCAACGAACAGATGGTCGGGCACAAGCTTGGCGAGTTCGCCCTGACCCGCACGTTCAAGGGCCATGCCGCCGACAAAAAGGCGCAGGGCAAGAAGTAA